The proteins below come from a single Nocardiopsis gilva YIM 90087 genomic window:
- a CDS encoding C40 family peptidase, with protein sequence MANKDGGRPTARRIATGLGVVVAGGLIAPTGVAYADPEPSKEDVEKNLDELNKEADKVVQDYNQANSDYKAAKKKADELKEQVGDEEDKYNELRDEVADFASAAYKSNDLDATTTILAAESPEELLEQSDDIDYLSKTQKAKLDEFGDSSERLFKLKDEADDALSKAKKAKKEAKEKKDEVEEKIQKQKDLLAQFPDAEDSAPEGSSASGGSYTGSASGNARAALDFAYAQLGKPYVYGSAGPNSYDCSGLVMRSWGNGGVSLPRTTYGQAEAGQRVSRDQLQPGDILFFSDLGHDGLYVGGGKMIHAPRTGKNVEVVPLAGYWDGQFMYGVRP encoded by the coding sequence GCCTCGGCGTCGTTGTCGCCGGTGGCCTGATCGCGCCCACTGGGGTCGCCTACGCCGACCCCGAGCCCTCCAAGGAGGACGTCGAGAAGAATCTCGACGAACTCAACAAGGAGGCCGACAAGGTCGTCCAGGATTACAACCAGGCGAACTCCGACTACAAGGCGGCCAAGAAGAAGGCCGACGAGCTCAAGGAGCAGGTCGGCGACGAAGAGGACAAGTACAACGAGCTGCGCGACGAGGTCGCCGACTTCGCCAGCGCGGCCTACAAGTCCAACGACCTGGACGCCACCACGACCATCCTCGCCGCCGAGAGTCCCGAGGAACTCCTCGAGCAGAGCGATGACATCGACTACCTCTCCAAGACGCAGAAGGCCAAGCTCGACGAGTTCGGCGACTCCTCCGAGCGCCTCTTCAAGCTGAAGGACGAGGCCGACGACGCCCTGTCCAAGGCGAAGAAGGCGAAGAAGGAGGCCAAGGAGAAGAAGGACGAGGTCGAGGAGAAGATCCAGAAGCAGAAGGACCTCCTCGCCCAGTTCCCCGACGCCGAGGACTCCGCGCCGGAGGGCTCGTCGGCCTCCGGCGGCAGCTACACCGGAAGTGCCAGCGGCAACGCCCGCGCGGCGCTCGACTTCGCCTACGCGCAGCTCGGCAAGCCCTACGTCTACGGCTCCGCCGGCCCGAACAGCTACGACTGCTCCGGCCTCGTCATGCGCTCCTGGGGCAACGGTGGCGTCAGCCTGCCGCGCACCACCTACGGCCAGGCCGAGGCGGGGCAGCGGGTCTCCCGCGACCAGCTGCAGCCGGGCGACATCCTCTTCTTCAGCGACCTCGGCCACGACGGTCTGTACGTCGGCGGCGGCAAGATGATCCACGCCCCGCGTACCGGGAAGAACGTCGAGGTCGTGCCGCTGGCCGGGTACTGGGACGGCCAGTTCATGTACGGCGTGCGCCCGTAG
- a CDS encoding C40 family peptidase, which yields MDELQERRSYRRHLAVVGFIAAGALLTSSGVAFADPTADEVKDKIEKLEKEYSELADKYNQAKESHDAAKKKLDDLESKRDNAEDKLDDLQSDVRKLATSAYTGVDYGSPAYLMGADGPEDALQQAADLGYLSKSQKASLDKYVKQRDKLDDLESEAESTEKKAKKKLKEAKDSKSKAEKKIDKQQDILDDLSAEERAQATAGVNGGSGNGGGSSSSSGSSGGGGGSYNGSASGNARTALNFIYGQIGDSYSLGANGPDVWDCSSLVQAAWRQAGVSLPRTTYDQVNAGTRVSWDNMQPGDLIFFYSGPGHVGMYVGNGKMVHASNPSKPVAEVTLNSYYRNNFTAAVRP from the coding sequence GTGGATGAACTCCAAGAACGTCGCTCGTATCGCCGTCACCTCGCGGTGGTCGGCTTCATCGCCGCCGGCGCCCTGCTGACCTCCTCCGGTGTCGCCTTCGCCGACCCCACCGCGGACGAGGTCAAGGACAAGATCGAGAAGCTCGAAAAGGAGTACTCAGAGCTCGCCGACAAGTACAACCAGGCCAAAGAGAGCCACGACGCCGCGAAGAAGAAGCTCGACGACCTGGAGTCCAAGCGCGACAACGCGGAGGACAAGCTCGACGATCTACAGAGCGACGTGCGCAAGCTGGCGACCTCGGCCTACACCGGGGTCGACTACGGGTCGCCCGCGTACCTGATGGGCGCTGACGGCCCCGAGGACGCCCTGCAGCAGGCGGCGGACCTCGGCTACCTCTCCAAGAGCCAGAAGGCGAGCCTCGACAAGTACGTCAAGCAGCGGGACAAGCTCGACGACCTGGAGTCCGAGGCGGAGTCCACCGAGAAGAAGGCCAAGAAGAAGCTCAAGGAAGCCAAGGACTCCAAGAGCAAGGCCGAGAAGAAGATCGACAAGCAGCAGGACATTCTTGACGATCTGAGCGCGGAGGAGCGCGCCCAGGCCACCGCCGGTGTCAACGGCGGGTCGGGCAACGGCGGCGGATCCTCCTCCTCGTCCGGTTCCTCCGGTGGCGGGGGCGGCTCCTACAACGGCTCGGCCTCCGGCAACGCTCGGACCGCCCTGAACTTCATCTACGGCCAGATCGGCGACTCCTACAGCCTGGGCGCCAACGGCCCCGACGTGTGGGACTGCTCCAGCCTGGTCCAGGCCGCATGGAGACAGGCCGGGGTGAGCCTCCCCCGGACCACCTACGACCAGGTCAACGCCGGAACCCGGGTCTCCTGGGACAACATGCAGCCGGGCGACCTGATCTTCTTCTACAGCGGCCCCGGCCACGTCGGCATGTACGTCGGCAACGGCAAGATGGTGCACGCCTCCAACCCGTCCAAGCCGGTCGCCGAGGTCACCCTCAACAGCTACTACCGGAACAACTTCACCGCCGCCGTGCGGCCCTGA
- a CDS encoding AMP-dependent synthetase/ligase, which translates to MREYSRPVKVEISSQARMPDTVFARATNEPASVALRVQEAGQWRDVTCQEFRDDVAAIAKALIAAGIEHGDRVGLMSRTRYEWTSIDYAVWSVGAVTVPIYETSSAEQVEWILGDSGAKAVFVETEDHAERVKSVQTNLAELAHTWKIDDGGLADLIASGSEVEDDVLEQRRTAGDVDELATLIYTSGTTGRPKGCELTHRNLLFTIMNVIEGPLEEVFTLEGRSTLLFLPLAHSFARIIQIGCIESKTILGHFPTTGPELIDQLGVFKPTFLLAVPRVFEKVFNKAEQKATAEGKGKVFGAAAATAIDYSKALDSGRVPMGLKIKHALFGKLVYGKILARLGGQAQYAVSGGSALGDRLGHFFRGVGLTIIEGYGLTETSAPTAVNTPSKNKIGTVGPPFPGVTIKIDDDGEVLCKGDHVMRGYWNNEKATADAFGKEGFYRTGDLGALDDDGYLSITGRKKEIIVTAGGKNVAPAVIEDRIRGHAIVSQCLVIGDNRNFVSALVTIDPEAFEFWKQQNDRTGEVADLIDDPALVAAVQEAVDDANQAVSRAESVRRFKILPEDFSEEGGQMTASLKVKRHVVTKQYENEIEELYTSS; encoded by the coding sequence GTGCGCGAATACAGCCGTCCTGTGAAGGTCGAGATCTCGTCGCAGGCGCGGATGCCAGATACGGTCTTCGCCCGCGCCACCAATGAGCCCGCCTCCGTCGCGCTCCGAGTCCAGGAAGCTGGCCAGTGGCGGGACGTGACCTGCCAGGAGTTCCGCGACGACGTCGCGGCCATCGCCAAAGCACTCATCGCCGCCGGCATCGAGCACGGCGACCGCGTCGGCCTGATGTCGCGGACGCGCTACGAGTGGACCAGCATCGACTACGCCGTCTGGTCAGTCGGCGCCGTGACCGTCCCGATCTACGAGACCTCCTCGGCAGAGCAGGTCGAGTGGATCCTCGGCGACTCCGGCGCCAAAGCCGTCTTCGTCGAGACCGAGGACCACGCCGAGCGGGTCAAGTCCGTGCAGACGAACCTCGCGGAGCTCGCCCACACGTGGAAGATCGACGACGGCGGTCTGGCCGACCTCATCGCGTCGGGCTCCGAGGTGGAGGACGACGTCCTCGAACAGCGGCGCACCGCCGGCGACGTCGACGAGCTCGCCACGCTCATCTACACCTCGGGCACCACCGGGCGCCCCAAGGGCTGCGAGCTGACCCACCGCAACCTGCTCTTCACCATCATGAACGTGATCGAGGGGCCGCTGGAGGAGGTCTTCACCCTGGAGGGGCGCTCGACCCTGCTCTTCCTCCCCCTGGCCCACTCCTTCGCGCGGATCATCCAGATCGGCTGCATCGAGTCCAAGACCATCCTCGGCCACTTCCCGACCACCGGCCCCGAACTCATCGACCAGCTCGGTGTCTTCAAGCCGACCTTCCTGCTGGCCGTGCCGCGGGTCTTCGAGAAGGTGTTCAACAAGGCCGAGCAGAAGGCCACCGCCGAGGGCAAGGGCAAGGTCTTCGGTGCCGCGGCGGCCACCGCCATCGACTACAGCAAGGCGCTCGACTCCGGCCGCGTTCCCATGGGCCTGAAGATCAAGCACGCCCTGTTCGGCAAGCTCGTCTACGGCAAGATCCTGGCCCGCCTGGGCGGGCAGGCGCAGTACGCGGTCTCCGGCGGCTCCGCGCTGGGCGACCGCCTCGGCCACTTCTTCCGCGGGGTGGGTCTGACGATCATCGAGGGCTACGGGCTGACCGAGACCTCCGCCCCCACCGCGGTGAACACGCCGAGCAAGAACAAGATCGGCACGGTCGGCCCGCCGTTCCCCGGCGTCACCATCAAGATCGACGACGACGGCGAGGTGCTGTGCAAGGGCGACCACGTCATGCGCGGCTACTGGAACAACGAGAAGGCCACCGCCGACGCGTTCGGCAAGGAAGGCTTCTACCGCACCGGCGACCTGGGCGCGCTGGATGACGACGGCTACCTCAGCATCACCGGGCGGAAGAAGGAGATCATCGTGACGGCCGGCGGCAAGAACGTCGCCCCGGCGGTGATCGAGGACCGCATCCGCGGCCACGCCATCGTCAGCCAGTGCCTGGTGATCGGGGACAACCGCAACTTCGTCTCCGCGCTGGTCACCATCGACCCCGAGGCCTTCGAGTTCTGGAAGCAGCAGAACGACCGCACCGGCGAGGTCGCGGACCTGATCGACGACCCCGCCCTGGTCGCCGCGGTACAGGAGGCCGTGGACGACGCCAACCAGGCGGTGTCGCGCGCGGAGTCGGTGCGCAGGTTCAAGATCCTGCCCGAGGACTTCTCCGAGGAAGGCGGCCAGATGACGGCGTCGCTGAAGGTGAAGCGGCACGTCGTCACCAAGCAGTACGAGAACGAGATCGAGGAGCTCTACACGAGCTCCTGA
- a CDS encoding ROK family glucokinase — MRLTIGVDIGGTKVAAGMVDPDGRILGDVVRYPTPTNDSEALADVIGRVVVELRERHTGHDIAAVGVGIAGFVDEDRARIVLAANLGLSDDPITERIRRRIDLPVVVENDANAAAWAEARFGAGRGSDHVVLVTLGTGVGGGIVMDGRLQRGRYGVAAEVGHYRMVRHGRRCGCGNNGCWEQYASGRALVAEAQDLATTDPVRAAYLLKLAEGDISRIRGPEITQAALEGDEGALECFRAVGEWVGLGLADLAAILDPECFVVGGGVSEAGDILLEPARASFKKHVTGRATRRLADIRTAELGPQAGIVGAADLARR; from the coding sequence ATGCGGTTGACGATCGGTGTGGACATCGGCGGTACCAAGGTCGCCGCCGGAATGGTCGACCCCGATGGGCGGATCCTCGGCGACGTCGTGCGCTACCCGACCCCGACGAACGACAGTGAGGCACTCGCCGACGTCATCGGGCGGGTCGTCGTGGAGCTGCGCGAACGGCACACCGGTCACGACATCGCGGCCGTGGGCGTGGGCATCGCCGGATTCGTCGACGAGGACCGCGCCAGGATCGTCCTCGCCGCCAACCTGGGACTGTCCGACGACCCCATCACGGAGCGGATCCGGCGGCGGATCGACCTGCCGGTCGTCGTCGAGAACGACGCCAACGCCGCCGCCTGGGCCGAGGCCCGCTTCGGTGCCGGGCGCGGGAGCGACCACGTCGTCCTGGTGACCCTGGGAACCGGGGTCGGCGGGGGCATCGTCATGGACGGCCGGCTCCAGCGCGGCCGCTACGGCGTCGCCGCCGAAGTCGGCCACTACCGGATGGTCCGCCACGGTCGCCGCTGCGGCTGCGGCAACAACGGCTGCTGGGAGCAGTACGCCAGCGGACGCGCCCTGGTCGCCGAGGCCCAGGACCTCGCCACAACCGATCCCGTGCGCGCCGCCTACCTCCTCAAACTGGCCGAGGGCGACATCTCCCGGATCCGGGGACCCGAGATCACCCAGGCGGCCCTGGAAGGCGACGAGGGCGCGCTGGAGTGCTTCCGCGCCGTGGGCGAGTGGGTCGGCCTCGGCCTGGCTGACCTGGCCGCCATCCTTGACCCTGAGTGCTTCGTCGTCGGCGGCGGGGTATCCGAGGCCGGGGACATCCTCCTCGAACCGGCGCGAGCATCGTTCAAGAAGCACGTGACAGGCCGCGCCACCCGCCGCCTCGCCGATATCCGCACCGCCGAACTCGGCCCCCAGGCGGGCATCGTCGGCGCCGCCGACCTCGCGCGGAGGTAG
- a CDS encoding endonuclease/exonuclease/phosphatase family protein, translating to MTLRVLSYNVRALRDDAKAVGRAIAACEPDVVCLQEAPRLLGWRWRRRALARGCGLVAAVNRRAGGLAILIRPAVRVLHAEHRLLRRYPRLHRRALSLAVLDVGGRLVVVGCTHLDLDDHARSRHAQEVLAHLTATAARHCAPAVLAGDINCTPDGPAWRLLASELCDTGAEAPRGEKLTFPARQPRARIDGVFVSRELTVCGTGVPVDLVPPADLAAASDHRPVLAEIETP from the coding sequence ATGACGCTCCGGGTCCTCAGTTACAACGTGCGGGCGTTGCGTGACGACGCGAAGGCGGTCGGGCGGGCCATCGCGGCCTGTGAACCCGATGTCGTCTGCCTGCAGGAGGCGCCCCGGCTCCTGGGCTGGCGATGGCGGCGACGGGCCCTGGCCCGCGGGTGTGGTCTGGTCGCGGCGGTGAACCGGCGCGCGGGCGGACTCGCGATTCTCATCCGACCGGCGGTCCGCGTGCTGCATGCCGAGCACCGGCTGCTGCGCCGCTATCCCCGACTGCACCGCCGGGCGCTGTCGCTGGCCGTGCTCGACGTGGGTGGACGCCTCGTGGTCGTCGGCTGCACGCACCTGGATCTCGACGACCACGCGCGCAGCAGACACGCACAGGAGGTCCTGGCGCACCTTACCGCCACGGCCGCACGCCACTGCGCCCCCGCGGTCCTGGCCGGGGACATCAACTGCACACCGGACGGTCCGGCGTGGCGGCTGCTGGCGAGCGAGCTGTGCGACACCGGGGCGGAGGCTCCGCGCGGGGAAAAGCTGACGTTCCCGGCACGACAGCCGCGGGCACGTATCGACGGCGTCTTCGTCTCCCGAGAGCTGACCGTCTGCGGAACCGGAGTGCCGGTCGATCTGGTGCCGCCCGCCGATCTAGCCGCGGCCAGCGACCACCGCCCCGTCCTCGCGGAGATCGAGACACCATGA
- a CDS encoding lysophospholipid acyltransferase family protein translates to MFYWIVKAVLGPVLAVLWQPRAEGVEHVPRYGPAVLVGNHLSFSDHFFGPLPLPRKITFLAKAEYFTGTGPKGLISRLFFSGVGQIPIDRSGGKASEAALRTGLKVLKQGHLLGIYPEGTRSPDGKLYRGRTGVARIVLESKAPVIPMAMINVDKIMPPGRTIPKLGIRPKVKFGKPLDFSRYYGMEKDPRVLRAVTDEIMYALMELSGQEYVDRYAQSVKTELEAAAKEERKEQHATERERKKAERAERRAQRKAERAERKAAKKAEKEKKAKAQAEAQESARESSTPKAVKPDTPGTAA, encoded by the coding sequence GTGTTCTACTGGATTGTCAAGGCGGTCCTGGGTCCGGTGCTGGCGGTGCTGTGGCAACCGCGCGCCGAAGGGGTGGAGCACGTGCCCAGGTACGGCCCTGCGGTCCTGGTCGGCAACCACCTGTCCTTCTCCGACCACTTCTTCGGCCCGCTGCCGCTGCCGCGCAAGATCACCTTCCTGGCGAAGGCCGAGTACTTCACCGGCACCGGCCCGAAGGGCCTCATCAGCCGCCTCTTCTTCAGCGGCGTGGGGCAGATCCCGATCGACCGGTCCGGCGGCAAGGCCAGTGAGGCCGCGCTGCGCACCGGCCTGAAGGTGCTCAAGCAGGGCCATCTGCTCGGCATCTACCCCGAGGGCACCCGCTCCCCCGACGGCAAGCTGTACCGCGGACGCACCGGCGTGGCCCGGATCGTGCTGGAGTCCAAGGCGCCGGTCATCCCCATGGCGATGATCAATGTCGACAAGATCATGCCGCCCGGCCGCACCATCCCGAAGCTGGGTATCCGCCCCAAGGTGAAGTTCGGCAAGCCCCTGGACTTCTCCCGCTACTACGGCATGGAGAAGGACCCGCGGGTGCTGCGGGCCGTCACCGACGAGATCATGTACGCGCTCATGGAGCTTTCCGGCCAGGAGTACGTCGACCGCTACGCGCAGTCGGTCAAGACCGAGCTGGAGGCCGCCGCCAAGGAGGAGCGCAAGGAGCAGCACGCCACCGAGCGCGAGCGGAAGAAGGCCGAACGCGCCGAACGCCGCGCCCAGCGCAAGGCCGAGCGTGCCGAGCGCAAGGCGGCCAAGAAGGCCGAGAAGGAGAAGAAGGCCAAGGCGCAGGCCGAGGCGCAGGAGTCCGCACGCGAGTCGTCGACGCCGAAGGCGGTCAAGCCGGACACCCCGGGCACTGCCGCCTAG
- a CDS encoding alpha/beta hydrolase, whose product MSLLPGAEPYHRGGGGVGVLLCHGFTGTPQAMRPWGEYLAGAGLTVDVPRLPGHGTTWQDMATTTSDDWLGVVEEALVKLHAECTRVFVMGMSMGGCLALRLAELHPDKVSGVVVVNPSLALEDWKLFVAPYIKRLIPTTPGIASDIKKPGAVEIGYDDIPTAAAATLPKLWRATRRGMSRLTAPVLVYRSHEDHVVGPKSLRILTSEAVNAQLTVHALENSYHVATLDNDAETIFEGSLAFVREHGGSGEGMDR is encoded by the coding sequence ATGTCACTACTGCCCGGCGCCGAACCGTACCACCGCGGTGGCGGGGGTGTCGGCGTGCTGTTGTGCCACGGGTTCACCGGGACGCCGCAGGCGATGCGGCCCTGGGGGGAGTACCTCGCCGGCGCAGGGCTGACGGTGGACGTGCCCCGCCTGCCCGGACACGGGACGACCTGGCAGGACATGGCGACGACGACTAGCGACGACTGGCTTGGCGTGGTCGAGGAGGCGCTGGTCAAGCTGCACGCCGAGTGCACGCGGGTCTTCGTCATGGGGATGTCCATGGGCGGCTGCCTGGCGCTCCGGCTCGCCGAGCTCCACCCGGACAAGGTAAGCGGTGTGGTCGTGGTCAACCCCTCCCTCGCCCTGGAGGACTGGAAGCTGTTCGTCGCGCCCTACATCAAGCGGCTCATCCCCACGACCCCGGGCATCGCCTCCGACATCAAGAAGCCCGGCGCCGTGGAGATCGGCTACGACGACATCCCCACGGCCGCCGCCGCGACCCTGCCGAAGCTGTGGCGCGCCACCCGCCGCGGCATGTCCAGGCTCACCGCGCCGGTTCTCGTCTACCGGAGTCACGAAGACCATGTCGTTGGACCGAAGAGTCTGCGTATCCTCACGAGTGAGGCGGTGAACGCTCAACTGACCGTGCACGCGTTGGAAAACAGCTACCACGTCGCGACCCTGGACAACGACGCCGAGACCATCTTCGAGGGAAGCCTCGCGTTCGTGCGCGAACACGGCGGAAGCGGGGAAGGAATGGACCGATGA
- the macS gene encoding MacS family sensor histidine kinase, which translates to MTFRPPRIPRSLPSLPSPSTFPTSGRTTPAMGYEAPIWRAISAFRIASLLYALVLIVQHHALLARPWLAWTVFATMVAWTAVAGYAYAVDQHRHWRLVLVDLAVTFACQAATMFAASPGYLRMAPPLTATWFGGAALAAAVIGGRRWALIIPVGYGIVDITVRVKLGLDITAATPRGMVLLILAGFAVGYMTHIAQAAERRFAAAVELEARTRERERLARSIHDSVLQVLAIVQRRGTELGGEAADLGRLAGEQEAKLRALIGVQAQAERTPVDAAADVSAADAEEGRADLSARLGVLACARVTVSAPALPVPLAQHAVDEVDAAVQAALANVERHCPAETRVWLLVEDEEDTVTVTVRDDGPGMDESRIAEAASDGRLGIAQSIQGRIRDLGGETAIFTAPGEGTEVEMRVPR; encoded by the coding sequence GTGACCTTCCGGCCGCCGAGGATCCCCCGCTCCCTGCCCTCGCTGCCCTCCCCGTCGACCTTCCCGACGTCCGGGCGCACGACCCCGGCCATGGGCTACGAGGCGCCGATCTGGCGTGCCATCAGCGCCTTCCGCATCGCGTCCCTCCTCTACGCTCTGGTACTCATCGTGCAGCACCACGCGCTGCTGGCGCGCCCGTGGCTGGCGTGGACGGTGTTCGCGACGATGGTCGCCTGGACGGCCGTGGCCGGATACGCCTACGCCGTCGATCAGCACCGGCACTGGCGCCTGGTGCTCGTCGACCTCGCCGTCACCTTCGCCTGCCAGGCCGCCACCATGTTCGCCGCCTCGCCCGGCTACCTCCGCATGGCGCCCCCACTCACCGCGACGTGGTTCGGTGGCGCCGCCTTGGCCGCCGCTGTGATCGGCGGGCGGCGCTGGGCGCTCATCATCCCGGTGGGCTACGGCATCGTCGACATCACCGTCCGGGTCAAGCTCGGGCTCGACATCACGGCGGCGACACCGCGCGGAATGGTGCTGCTCATCCTCGCCGGGTTCGCCGTCGGCTACATGACCCACATCGCGCAGGCGGCGGAACGGCGCTTCGCCGCTGCCGTGGAGCTGGAGGCGCGGACGCGGGAGCGCGAGCGGCTCGCCCGGTCCATCCACGATTCCGTGCTGCAGGTGCTGGCCATCGTCCAGCGGCGCGGCACGGAGCTGGGCGGTGAGGCGGCCGACCTCGGGCGGCTCGCGGGCGAGCAGGAGGCCAAGCTCCGCGCCCTGATCGGCGTGCAGGCGCAGGCCGAACGGACCCCGGTGGACGCGGCGGCGGACGTGTCGGCCGCGGACGCGGAGGAGGGCCGGGCCGACCTCAGCGCCCGGCTCGGCGTCCTGGCCTGCGCGCGTGTCACCGTCTCCGCGCCGGCGCTACCAGTGCCGCTGGCACAGCACGCGGTGGACGAGGTCGACGCCGCCGTCCAGGCGGCCCTGGCCAACGTCGAGCGGCACTGCCCCGCGGAGACGCGGGTCTGGCTGCTGGTCGAGGACGAGGAGGACACCGTCACCGTGACGGTCCGCGACGACGGTCCCGGCATGGACGAGAGCCGAATCGCCGAGGCCGCCTCCGACGGCCGTCTCGGCATCGCCCAGTCCATCCAGGGCCGCATCCGCGACCTCGGCGGGGAGACCGCGATCTTCACCGCTCCGGGGGAGGGGACCGAAGTCGAGATGCGCGTGCCGCGATGA